A genomic window from Cytobacillus suaedae includes:
- a CDS encoding IS3 family transposase produces the protein MYAFIQAHTDENSIVKMCRALEVSTSGYYKWLNNQNGPQSEKNAYRLEIQQKICKSFHESFGTYGSPRVHADLIEWGYTISQKTVARLMKEMGLTATPKDKYVVTTDSIHDLYIYPNLVNRQFNVEQPNQVWVSDITYIWTIEGWVFLSSIMDLFSRKIVGWSLASHMKTELSLQALNMAITTRQPAEGLIHHSDRGSQYCSKGYIERLEQKDIQISMSKKGDPYDNACIESFHATIKKDLIYRRRFTTRAEAIKAINYYISSFYNEKRKHSTLGNCSPNQYERKNQEMDWEIVS, from the coding sequence ATTTATGCGTTCATTCAGGCTCATACTGATGAAAACTCTATAGTGAAGATGTGCAGAGCACTAGAAGTTTCTACAAGTGGCTATTATAAGTGGTTGAATAATCAGAACGGGCCTCAATCTGAGAAAAACGCATACCGATTGGAAATTCAGCAAAAAATTTGTAAGTCATTTCATGAAAGTTTTGGGACTTATGGGAGTCCTAGAGTACACGCTGATTTGATTGAATGGGGCTATACTATCTCACAAAAGACAGTAGCACGCTTGATGAAAGAGATGGGTTTAACAGCTACACCAAAAGATAAGTACGTGGTTACTACAGATTCAATTCATGATTTATATATTTACCCTAATCTAGTAAATCGCCAATTTAATGTAGAACAACCTAATCAGGTGTGGGTATCTGACATTACATATATTTGGACGATTGAAGGCTGGGTTTTTTTATCATCCATTATGGACTTATTTTCAAGGAAAATTGTAGGATGGAGTCTGGCTTCTCATATGAAAACTGAATTATCTCTACAAGCATTAAATATGGCGATTACAACAAGGCAGCCTGCCGAAGGGCTTATTCATCATTCAGATAGAGGTTCTCAATATTGTTCTAAGGGTTATATCGAAAGGTTAGAACAGAAAGATATTCAAATTAGTATGAGCAAGAAGGGCGATCCATACGATAACGCTTGTATTGAGTCCTTTCATGCCACAATTAAGAAAGATTTGATTTATCGCAGACGTTTTACCACAAGAGCTGAAGCTATTAAAGCTATTAATTATTATATATCTAGTTTTTATAATGAAAAGAGAAAACACTCAACTTTGGGTAACTGTTCTCCTAATCAATATGAGAGAAAAAACCAAGAAATGGATTGGGAAATAGTATCATAA
- a CDS encoding SpoIID/LytB domain-containing protein, with protein MKKLFFSLFALALLFVLPTNSKAQTAIYPNPVNVLIFENSTGYSVLLNGYYQLVNNQTGEKTLLNSKSLNASKSINTVTISDGQKVHISASGFRIQELSAGQTASFLTDTIVRKGATSSYEQLAIATTGTTATYNDTFVNGAGETWYSVTLPNNITGWVQNTTTALIDNTSLSLITINGKQYRGSVDIVIKDDKIQAINNLDMEDYLKGVVPSEMPASWHMEALKAQAIAARSYAQNSMILSNTTASQVYRGYTGEHPRTNEAIAATTGLLVKYNGKPIKTFFHSTSGGRTANVGDVWNSNQTHFPYLTSVEDQFESSPRSIWTYTFSALTILKSFGFSETSILYDVIAEPKGANGEIGAVTVKTSEGEKTIEGNESVIRKLFPLADTRVYNQLLSNWFTIELSKEVRNMLIQTTTSLLDVTSLKGQSVQTANGIETLSTDEVSVQTANGVVSTVGGVDSITVNGKGWGHRIGMSQYGAKGYAENGWTAEQILTHYFKGTTISK; from the coding sequence ATGAAAAAGCTGTTTTTCTCATTATTTGCTCTCGCCCTATTGTTCGTATTACCTACTAATTCTAAAGCACAAACAGCAATCTATCCTAACCCTGTAAATGTATTAATCTTTGAAAATAGTACAGGCTACTCAGTTTTGTTAAATGGATACTATCAATTAGTCAATAATCAAACAGGAGAAAAAACTCTCTTAAACTCAAAATCATTAAATGCTTCAAAATCAATCAATACTGTAACAATTAGCGATGGCCAGAAAGTACACATTTCAGCTAGCGGCTTTAGAATACAAGAACTTTCTGCTGGGCAAACCGCATCATTTTTAACAGACACAATTGTTAGAAAAGGAGCGACATCTAGTTATGAGCAACTAGCAATTGCAACTACAGGGACTACTGCTACTTACAACGATACCTTTGTAAACGGTGCGGGAGAAACATGGTATAGTGTTACACTTCCTAACAATATTACTGGATGGGTTCAAAATACAACAACAGCACTGATTGATAACACTTCACTTTCATTAATCACAATTAATGGTAAACAATACCGTGGAAGTGTTGATATTGTCATAAAAGATGATAAAATTCAAGCTATTAATAACCTAGACATGGAAGATTACCTAAAGGGTGTAGTTCCAAGTGAAATGCCGGCTTCATGGCATATGGAAGCTTTAAAAGCACAAGCTATTGCAGCAAGAAGCTATGCTCAAAATTCTATGATTTTATCAAACACTACGGCCAGCCAAGTATACCGTGGCTATACAGGTGAGCATCCACGAACGAATGAGGCGATTGCCGCAACAACTGGATTACTAGTGAAATATAATGGCAAGCCGATCAAAACCTTCTTCCATTCTACAAGTGGTGGACGCACGGCAAACGTTGGTGATGTTTGGAATTCAAACCAGACTCACTTCCCTTATCTTACGAGTGTTGAAGATCAATTTGAGTCTTCTCCACGAAGTATATGGACATATACCTTTTCCGCACTAACCATTTTAAAATCATTTGGTTTCTCAGAAACATCGATATTGTATGATGTCATCGCTGAACCAAAAGGAGCTAATGGAGAGATTGGTGCTGTAACTGTAAAAACAAGTGAGGGTGAAAAAACGATCGAAGGTAATGAAAGTGTTATTAGAAAGCTTTTTCCGCTAGCTGATACACGTGTGTACAATCAACTTCTATCAAATTGGTTTACAATTGAGCTAAGCAAAGAAGTTAGAAATATGTTAATACAAACAACAACGAGTTTACTCGATGTAACATCTTTAAAAGGTCAATCCGTTCAAACGGCAAATGGCATTGAGACACTTTCAACCGATGAAGTGAGTGTCCAAACTGCAAATGGAGTGGTTTCGACAGTTGGTGGAGTAGACTCTATTACCGTAAATGGCAAGGGCTGGGGCCATCGAATTGGAATGAGCCAATACGGTGCAAAAGGCTATGCTGAGAACGGTTGGACTGCAGAGCAGATTTTAACACACTATTTTAAAGGAACAACGATTTCAAAATAA
- a CDS encoding oligosaccharide repeat unit polymerase produces the protein MLYILIWFIVLMTSVILFKKVSGSLSILKPNLNSIIFYYSLLVSSFIGPLFIVLGKDNYYMINKLAHEQYRVIGFLVICFVMVFLPLTMYILSKLVGFDSKKEFEGYLKKPVEPTFGVRTEFYFFFATLAIISMLAVAYTMLKTNQIPLIELLKGNTAELAKLRIEAARNFTGNVLVRNIFAIALTPLLSLIAYVYSVKTEHFKWKILFLGLFGCSVLISVYDLAKSPIFFYVIMFLLVSIYIGKTKFTPTKVFVIGTLATALLLVMYVFIQGVTNIESYLSISTGPIGRLIFAQISPTFLHLNIFGESLPFLQGRSLPGMLVGLFDVEQVRSARLVMEQAFPQRIEDGTGGVLNTLYVAEAYANFGYVGIVVATIYIGLVIQAVYIAFLRLPKNPVFVSLFIYFSINIPRTLVGGFADFLFNPIWFILIVLFTGMLLFIRFRLDLTAYFKRVREN, from the coding sequence ATGCTTTATATTTTAATATGGTTTATCGTATTGATGACTTCTGTGATACTTTTTAAAAAAGTATCTGGAAGTCTTTCCATCTTAAAACCAAATTTGAACTCAATTATTTTCTATTATTCTTTATTGGTATCATCCTTTATTGGTCCTTTATTTATTGTTTTAGGCAAAGACAATTACTATATGATCAATAAGTTAGCTCATGAACAATATCGTGTGATTGGTTTCTTAGTCATATGTTTTGTCATGGTGTTCTTACCATTAACAATGTACATCTTAAGTAAATTAGTAGGCTTTGATTCAAAAAAAGAATTTGAAGGCTATTTAAAAAAGCCGGTTGAACCGACTTTTGGTGTGAGGACTGAATTTTATTTTTTCTTTGCAACTTTAGCTATTATTAGTATGTTAGCCGTTGCTTATACCATGTTAAAAACAAATCAAATTCCCCTTATAGAACTACTAAAAGGTAATACAGCAGAACTAGCAAAGCTACGTATCGAAGCAGCACGGAATTTCACAGGCAATGTACTTGTTCGTAACATCTTTGCTATTGCCCTTACACCACTGTTATCATTAATCGCTTATGTATATAGTGTGAAAACAGAACATTTTAAATGGAAGATTCTATTTCTAGGCTTGTTTGGATGCTCGGTTCTAATTAGTGTATACGACCTTGCGAAATCGCCGATTTTCTTTTATGTCATTATGTTCTTGTTAGTAAGTATCTATATCGGAAAAACGAAATTTACACCGACGAAAGTGTTTGTAATTGGTACGTTGGCAACTGCCCTATTACTAGTTATGTATGTTTTCATTCAAGGTGTTACAAATATAGAATCGTATTTATCAATTTCAACTGGTCCAATAGGACGTCTAATCTTTGCGCAGATATCACCTACCTTCCTCCATCTAAATATTTTTGGAGAATCCCTACCGTTTCTACAGGGGAGAAGTTTACCTGGAATGTTAGTTGGCTTATTTGATGTCGAACAGGTCCGTTCTGCACGATTGGTGATGGAGCAGGCGTTCCCACAACGAATTGAAGACGGTACGGGTGGGGTATTAAATACCCTTTATGTTGCAGAGGCTTACGCAAACTTTGGATATGTAGGTATTGTAGTTGCGACCATTTACATTGGCCTCGTCATACAAGCTGTGTATATCGCATTTTTAAGACTACCTAAAAACCCGGTGTTTGTGAGTTTATTTATTTATTTTTCCATCAATATTCCTCGTACACTAGTTGGAGGATTTGCGGACTTTTTATTTAATCCAATCTGGTTTATACTTATCGTCCTATTTACTGGGATGCTATTATTTATCCGATTCCGACTAGATTTAACAGCTTATTTTAAAAGAGTTAGGGAGAATTAA
- the galU gene encoding UTP--glucose-1-phosphate uridylyltransferase GalU, which translates to MKKVRKAVIPAAGLGTRFLPATKAQPKEMLPIVDKPTIQFIIEEAVKSGIEDIIIVTGRNKRAIEDHFDKSVELELLLEKTGKKEMLEVVESISNMVDIHYVRQKEPLGLGHAVLCAKKFIGNEPFAVLLGDDIIDSEVPALKQMIDQYNEVGSSILGVHEVPRSEVNKYGIVDYSEQQDELFKVNSLVEKPDIEVAPSTQAIIGRYVLTPEIFDLLEKGQPDKKGEIQLTDAIDALLKEQSIYSYVIKGNRYDVGDKFGFLQASIDFALKRDDLKDKLEQYLRQILK; encoded by the coding sequence ATGAAAAAGGTAAGAAAAGCGGTCATACCAGCAGCAGGTTTAGGTACAAGATTTTTACCTGCCACAAAAGCACAACCAAAAGAAATGCTTCCAATCGTTGATAAGCCTACTATTCAATTTATCATTGAAGAAGCAGTAAAGTCTGGGATAGAAGATATTATCATTGTGACTGGACGTAATAAACGAGCAATCGAGGATCATTTCGATAAATCTGTAGAACTTGAGTTACTTTTAGAGAAAACAGGAAAAAAAGAAATGCTTGAAGTGGTTGAATCCATTTCTAATATGGTTGACATTCATTATGTTCGTCAAAAAGAGCCACTAGGTCTTGGTCATGCAGTACTATGTGCTAAAAAGTTTATCGGTAATGAACCTTTTGCCGTTTTACTAGGAGATGACATTATCGATAGTGAGGTACCTGCTCTAAAACAAATGATTGACCAATACAACGAAGTAGGATCAAGCATTTTAGGTGTACATGAGGTTCCTCGTTCTGAAGTAAATAAGTATGGAATTGTAGACTACTCAGAACAACAAGATGAACTGTTTAAAGTAAATAGCCTTGTAGAAAAACCTGATATAGAAGTAGCACCTTCTACTCAAGCAATCATTGGTCGATATGTATTAACACCAGAAATTTTTGATTTGTTAGAGAAAGGTCAGCCTGATAAAAAAGGTGAGATCCAACTTACTGATGCGATCGATGCACTATTAAAAGAACAATCGATCTACTCTTATGTAATTAAAGGTAACCGTTATGATGTTGGTGATAAGTTCGGCTTTTTACAAGCATCCATTGACTTCGCACTAAAACGTGATGATTTAAAAGATAAACTAGAGCAATACTTAAGACAAATATTGAAATAG
- a CDS encoding glycosyltransferase — MRVLLLAPSKSIHTHKWALFYKKQGIEVKVVTFADHYSEENAKEVETYVLPKLFPGKLSYISSVFALKKQLATFKPDILHAHYVSSYGFVGALANYHPFYVSVWGRDIYQFPQQNPINKRIVEFTLQKADVICSTSHVMAGETRKYINVPIEVTPFGVDLQKFKPIASVNNNNDTVTIGTVKALSDKYGIADLIKAFSLVHANNKHTNLLIVGDGPQRTEYEQMVEQLGLKDVTTFTGRVPNDEVPTYINKIDIFAVPSTENSESFGVAAVESMACGVPAVVSNVGGLPEVVKEGKTGFVVPKEDPEALAVKFTTLIEDAELRKRMGEAGIEHVKENYNWTENANGMLELYRRTLKGV, encoded by the coding sequence ATGAGGGTATTATTACTAGCTCCTAGTAAATCAATTCACACACATAAATGGGCATTATTTTATAAAAAGCAAGGTATTGAGGTCAAAGTTGTTACATTTGCTGATCATTACTCAGAGGAAAATGCGAAGGAAGTCGAAACGTATGTTTTACCAAAACTTTTTCCCGGGAAATTATCGTATATTTCGAGTGTATTTGCTCTAAAAAAACAGCTTGCGACATTCAAACCTGACATTCTTCACGCTCATTATGTGTCGAGTTATGGCTTCGTTGGGGCATTAGCTAATTATCATCCATTTTACGTTTCGGTTTGGGGAAGAGACATTTATCAGTTCCCTCAGCAAAATCCAATAAATAAACGGATTGTTGAGTTTACTCTACAAAAAGCGGATGTCATTTGCTCAACGAGTCATGTGATGGCTGGTGAAACGAGAAAGTACATCAATGTTCCGATAGAAGTGACTCCTTTTGGTGTGGACCTTCAAAAGTTCAAACCGATTGCGAGCGTAAATAATAATAATGATACGGTTACCATCGGTACGGTTAAGGCTTTATCTGATAAATATGGTATTGCTGATTTAATAAAAGCTTTTTCCCTTGTCCACGCTAATAACAAACATACCAACCTTTTAATTGTTGGAGATGGTCCACAACGTACGGAATATGAACAGATGGTAGAACAATTGGGTCTTAAGGATGTTACGACCTTTACAGGCAGAGTACCTAATGATGAAGTGCCAACCTATATTAATAAAATTGATATTTTTGCAGTTCCTTCCACGGAAAATAGTGAGAGTTTCGGTGTAGCTGCTGTTGAATCTATGGCATGTGGTGTACCAGCAGTTGTTTCAAATGTAGGTGGATTACCTGAGGTTGTGAAGGAAGGGAAGACTGGCTTTGTTGTTCCTAAAGAGGATCCTGAGGCATTAGCTGTTAAATTCACTACCTTAATTGAAGATGCAGAGTTGCGAAAACGTATGGGTGAAGCCGGAATCGAGCATGTTAAAGAAAACTACAACTGGACGGAAAACGCAAATGGAATGTTAGAGTTATACCGACGGACGCTGAAAGGGGTATAA
- a CDS encoding glycosyltransferase family 4 protein, whose protein sequence is MRVIYLCQHFPPETGAPQIRVYEVSKELLKRGHQIEVLTAFPHHPHGIIPEEYKGMCYKFEEYDGIPVHRSWIYPSPKGSFWKRLASYFSFTFSSFYSMWKAKPTDVIICNSPPLFLGITGYVAAKFKRAKFVFNIADIWPESAVELGILKNKTFIKLATWLEHFLYRKSWKIATATDGIKDYMIKHGKKEEDVFLLPNGVNTDFFVPMPKHEGLIQDLGLEGKKVFIYAGALGYAQALDSILRTAALLKDEYPNVHFLFVGDGQEKDKLLKLKEELNLSNVTFYGSVPVSKMPEIFSISDYSIVSLRNIELFKGARPSKIFPAISTGTPVLYCGDGESASILEEHNCGKIAPPENPEGIANEIRKLMELSEEEYKQLAENGRKLAIAEYSWSSIVDDLLRHIKH, encoded by the coding sequence ATGAGAGTAATTTATCTATGTCAACACTTTCCGCCAGAAACGGGAGCACCACAAATACGAGTATATGAAGTAAGTAAAGAACTTCTAAAACGTGGTCATCAGATTGAGGTGCTAACGGCATTTCCGCATCATCCACATGGTATTATTCCAGAGGAATACAAAGGGATGTGCTACAAGTTTGAGGAATATGATGGAATCCCTGTTCACCGATCATGGATTTATCCATCACCTAAGGGAAGCTTTTGGAAAAGGCTAGCCTCTTATTTCTCATTTACTTTTAGTTCGTTTTATTCAATGTGGAAAGCAAAGCCGACAGATGTTATCATTTGTAATTCTCCACCCTTGTTTTTAGGGATAACTGGCTATGTTGCTGCAAAATTTAAACGAGCTAAATTCGTTTTTAATATTGCGGACATTTGGCCTGAATCAGCTGTGGAGCTAGGGATACTGAAAAATAAGACCTTTATAAAACTGGCAACTTGGCTGGAGCACTTTTTATATCGAAAGTCTTGGAAGATTGCTACGGCAACGGATGGTATTAAAGACTACATGATTAAGCATGGAAAAAAGGAAGAAGATGTATTCCTCTTACCAAATGGGGTAAATACAGACTTCTTTGTGCCAATGCCAAAGCATGAAGGGCTTATTCAAGATCTCGGGTTAGAAGGTAAGAAGGTATTTATTTATGCAGGTGCGCTTGGGTATGCTCAAGCACTTGATTCCATTTTACGAACTGCAGCTCTTCTAAAAGATGAGTATCCAAATGTACACTTTCTATTTGTTGGAGACGGACAGGAAAAGGATAAATTGTTGAAGTTGAAGGAAGAACTAAATCTTTCAAATGTAACGTTTTATGGATCTGTTCCTGTTTCAAAAATGCCTGAAATCTTTTCAATTTCGGATTATAGTATTGTCTCTTTAAGGAACATTGAGCTGTTTAAAGGGGCTCGTCCTTCGAAGATATTCCCAGCAATTTCTACAGGTACTCCTGTGTTGTACTGTGGAGATGGTGAGAGTGCAAGCATCTTGGAAGAACACAATTGTGGAAAGATTGCTCCTCCTGAAAACCCAGAAGGGATTGCAAATGAAATCCGCAAGTTAATGGAGCTGTCTGAAGAGGAATACAAGCAGCTAGCTGAAAATGGCCGGAAGTTAGCAATAGCCGAATATTCATGGTCGAGTATTGTGGATGATTTGTTAAGGCATATAAAGCATTAG
- a CDS encoding glycosyltransferase has product MKKVLVYYPFQLAENANSGSKVRPHEMLKAFKQWGEKEQAEIICIHGNTVEREKQFKQLSQQGALEDLWFCYMENQTIPLWLTDPGHKPARPFIDREILSFLKRKKVPVGIFYRDVYWKFDELYPLKGIKKFIMKSIYRFEEKFYEKYIDTIFLPSNEMGAYVDINRPMTELPPGGKMAGEYDNYGSTKPYQGLYVGGINNEDYGLYLLLDAIEKVNESDNLCELTVVCREDEYQSLPQDKRSRIEELNVSVKHISGCKLDDLYKEMDFAFIPRYRNEYYDFSVPVKLVEYLSAGLPIVATDCTSQKHFIESGQYGAICKDEKESMADAINNMIANKEKYAKNIKETFMEKHSWLARVEKVKNTLIKEAL; this is encoded by the coding sequence ATGAAAAAAGTTCTCGTGTATTATCCGTTTCAGTTAGCTGAAAATGCAAATAGTGGATCAAAGGTTCGCCCTCATGAAATGCTTAAAGCATTCAAGCAATGGGGTGAAAAGGAGCAAGCTGAAATTATTTGCATACATGGAAATACTGTTGAAAGAGAGAAGCAATTTAAGCAACTTTCGCAACAGGGTGCTCTTGAAGATTTGTGGTTTTGTTATATGGAAAACCAAACAATTCCACTGTGGTTAACTGATCCGGGTCATAAACCTGCTAGACCGTTTATTGACCGAGAGATTTTATCCTTTTTAAAAAGAAAAAAGGTACCTGTTGGTATTTTTTATAGAGATGTCTATTGGAAATTCGATGAGCTTTATCCTCTAAAAGGGATCAAAAAGTTCATAATGAAATCAATCTATCGATTTGAAGAAAAGTTTTATGAAAAATACATTGATACCATCTTTTTACCAAGTAATGAGATGGGTGCTTACGTAGATATTAATCGTCCGATGACTGAATTGCCACCTGGTGGTAAGATGGCAGGGGAGTATGATAATTATGGCTCTACAAAGCCTTACCAAGGGCTATATGTAGGTGGAATCAATAATGAGGATTATGGTCTCTATCTATTATTAGATGCGATCGAAAAAGTGAATGAAAGCGACAATCTGTGTGAACTCACTGTTGTATGCAGGGAAGATGAGTATCAATCATTACCACAAGACAAACGGAGCAGAATAGAGGAGTTAAACGTTTCTGTTAAGCATATTAGCGGGTGTAAGCTAGATGACTTGTACAAGGAAATGGACTTTGCCTTTATTCCTCGCTACCGCAATGAATATTACGATTTTTCAGTCCCGGTTAAGCTAGTTGAATACTTGTCTGCAGGACTACCAATTGTGGCAACAGATTGTACATCACAAAAGCACTTCATTGAATCCGGCCAGTACGGTGCTATTTGTAAGGATGAAAAAGAGTCTATGGCTGATGCAATCAACAATATGATTGCCAACAAAGAAAAGTATGCCAAAAATATAAAAGAAACATTCATGGAGAAACATTCTTGGCTTGCACGGGTTGAAAAAGTGAAAAACACGCTTATCAAGGAGGCACTATGA
- the wecB gene encoding UDP-N-acetylglucosamine 2-epimerase (non-hydrolyzing) — translation MKFITVLGARPQFIKAAPVSRELRKEHEELIIHTGQHYDANMSDIFFEELHIPKPDFHLGVGSGSHGKQTGDMLAQIEEILLAEKPDYLLVYGDTNSTLAGALAAAKLHIPVVHIEAGLRSFNKKMPEEINRIMTDHVSEYLFCPTDTAIENLTNENITHNVINVGDVMYDAVVYNKKLANEGSEILTKHGLESKQYHLITIHRAENTDDEQKINNILEAFNKIDELKVWPIHPRTKHKLESYGLKLDEIPNLKVIEPVGYLDMLTLESNAKKIITDSGGVQKEAYFMEVPCVTVREQTEWVETLEGEANILVGTDVDKIIDAVNKEVSPSYKLVFGDGNASRKIVEAIRK, via the coding sequence ATGAAATTCATTACGGTTTTAGGTGCAAGACCTCAATTTATAAAAGCAGCTCCAGTTTCTCGTGAACTACGTAAAGAGCATGAAGAGCTTATTATCCATACAGGTCAGCACTATGATGCAAATATGTCAGATATCTTCTTTGAAGAATTACATATTCCAAAACCTGATTTCCACCTTGGTGTTGGTTCAGGCTCGCATGGAAAGCAAACTGGAGATATGTTAGCTCAAATTGAGGAAATCTTACTTGCTGAAAAGCCAGACTATCTTCTTGTGTACGGTGATACAAATTCAACATTAGCGGGTGCTCTTGCTGCAGCTAAATTACACATTCCAGTTGTTCACATTGAAGCTGGTTTACGTAGTTTTAATAAAAAAATGCCAGAAGAAATCAATCGTATTATGACGGACCACGTTTCAGAATATCTATTCTGTCCAACTGATACAGCGATTGAAAACCTTACAAACGAAAACATCACACACAATGTTATTAACGTTGGAGATGTCATGTATGACGCTGTTGTTTATAATAAAAAGCTTGCGAATGAAGGTTCAGAAATTTTAACAAAGCATGGTTTAGAGTCAAAGCAATATCATTTAATAACGATTCACCGTGCTGAAAATACAGATGACGAGCAAAAAATTAACAATATTTTAGAGGCATTTAACAAAATTGACGAACTTAAAGTTTGGCCAATTCACCCACGTACAAAACATAAATTAGAAAGCTACGGCTTAAAGCTTGATGAAATTCCTAATTTAAAAGTTATTGAACCAGTTGGATATTTAGACATGCTTACACTTGAAAGCAATGCGAAAAAAATCATTACAGATTCAGGTGGGGTTCAAAAAGAAGCGTACTTTATGGAAGTACCTTGTGTTACTGTTCGTGAGCAAACAGAATGGGTTGAGACACTAGAAGGTGAAGCAAATATCCTTGTAGGCACAGATGTTGATAAAATTATTGATGCAGTAAATAAAGAGGTTTCTCCATCTTATAAATTAGTATTCGGAGATGGAAATGCGTCACGAAAAATTGTAGAAGCTATCCGAAAATAA
- a CDS encoding NERD domain-containing protein, translating into MPYKQRTETQELQVLNYLNLRMKLPEQYSQHHYNLKKGYDGEIMFDALTEGLSCECLILNDLLLKSNNTMFQIDSLIITSETVYIFEVKNYEGDYYSESDRIYKQNKSEITNPLNQLIRSESLLRQLFHTLGYKSSIDASIVFINPEFTLYQAPQDKPFILPTQISRFMRKLNSIPSKIATQHKIVADKLISLHIKESPYTQLPSYDFDQLRKGIICMLCNTLSVSVKGQKCVCLECGYEELVEDAVMRSVEEFKLLFPSEKITTNIVYEWCKVLASKKRIQKILDKNYKIVGVSRWSYYQ; encoded by the coding sequence ATGCCCTATAAACAAAGAACTGAAACACAGGAGTTACAAGTTTTAAATTATTTAAACCTCCGAATGAAGCTACCCGAACAATACTCACAACACCACTACAACCTAAAAAAGGGATATGATGGTGAGATAATGTTTGATGCATTAACCGAAGGGCTTAGCTGCGAATGCCTTATATTAAATGATTTGCTTCTTAAATCAAATAACACTATGTTTCAAATCGATTCACTCATAATTACATCAGAAACCGTTTATATTTTCGAAGTGAAGAATTATGAGGGAGATTACTATTCCGAATCTGATAGAATTTATAAGCAAAATAAATCTGAAATCACAAACCCCTTAAACCAATTGATTCGATCCGAATCCTTATTACGGCAACTGTTCCACACACTCGGATACAAATCTTCCATTGATGCTTCAATTGTTTTCATCAACCCTGAATTTACTTTATACCAAGCCCCTCAAGACAAGCCATTTATTCTTCCAACACAAATTAGCCGCTTTATGAGAAAACTTAACTCTATTCCTTCAAAGATAGCCACACAACACAAAATCGTGGCTGACAAACTAATTTCCCTACATATTAAAGAATCCCCATATACCCAGTTACCTTCTTATGATTTTGACCAGTTGCGAAAGGGAATCATTTGTATGTTGTGCAACACGTTGTCTGTTTCTGTAAAGGGGCAAAAATGTGTTTGTCTTGAATGTGGGTACGAAGAACTTGTTGAAGATGCAGTTATGCGAAGTGTTGAGGAATTTAAGCTACTTTTTCCTAGTGAAAAAATAACTACAAATATTGTATATGAATGGTGTAAAGTTCTGGCATCTAAGAAGAGGATACAAAAAATACTAGATAAAAATTATAAGATTGTAGGTGTTAGTCGGTGGTCCTATTATCAATAA
- a CDS encoding transposase — protein MGKHFTPEYKEYVSKLIVEEGRKATQVAYELEISPKSISRWVAAYRNKLNAAQTGVTYITPTELEKLKKQHDKEMQQLREENEILKKAMHIFAKNQA, from the coding sequence ATGGGAAAACATTTTACACCAGAGTATAAAGAGTATGTTTCAAAATTAATTGTAGAAGAAGGTAGAAAAGCTACCCAAGTTGCATATGAACTCGAGATCTCTCCGAAATCAATTAGTCGATGGGTTGCAGCTTACAGGAATAAATTGAATGCTGCGCAGACTGGAGTAACCTATATAACTCCTACGGAGTTAGAAAAATTAAAAAAGCAACATGATAAAGAAATGCAACAGTTGAGAGAAGAAAATGAAATCTTAAAAAAGGCCATGCACATCTTCGCGAAAAACCAAGCGTAA